CCAAAAAAGAGGAGATTCTCTTCCCCGGTCAATTCCTCGTACAGGGAGAGGGACTGAGGGCAGATTCCAAAGCTCCGGCGCACCTCCGGCCGGGTCGGGTCGTCGGAGCCGTCGACCCGGATCGAACCGCTGTCGGGAGTCAGGATTCCGACAAGGAGGTTAATCGTTGTCGTCTTCCCGGCACCGTTGGGACCCAGTAGGCCAAAGGTCTCTCCCTTCTTGATCTCATAAGAGACACCCTTTACGGCTTCAACTCCGTTAAAAGATTTTTTCAGTTCTTGTATTGAAATCGCGGATTCATCCATAGAGGGTTTGTACCACGCCGGGATGGAGGTGTCAAACCAACAGGAATATCTTGATCAGATCGGTCACCTCGAATAATCGAAATTACTCTTTTTCTCAACAAAGAGTAAATCTCCATCTTTGACCAGACCGATACCGTGAGCATAGTATTTGTACTCTTCTTCCCCGGGATTTAAAGCGGATCCTTCCCTGATTTTGATACAGCGGGTAAAGGTCTTATTGGGTGTTTCCACAGTTTCATTGGTACTGACGACCTCCGCCCGGTCCATGGCGATTCCGGGTGCGATTTCCTGGTAGTACTTCATCCCAACCAGGGCATCCCAGGGCATGATCAGCCCGGGCCTGGCCCCATTCTCTCCGGCACGCCATGATCCCTCATGACTTACGATTTTTCCATCCCGATAAATGTCTACATCTTCTCCAAAGTAATAGATATCCATGGATTCCCAGCAGTACGAATAATAGTTCCTGGAAACCTCCACAAGGTTGCCATCTTTCCACTCGCGTTCCTCGACAACACGGGTCTCGAACGGACCAATTTTTACAATTTTGCGAAGAGGTGTGATCTCAAGCCTTTCCTCGTCGCTGGCCAGAACCAGAATAGTCCCGGGTTCCAGGTCAAGATAGCGATTTCTTTTCCCGGGGAACATATGACACTTCGACAGATCAAACTCGTACTGATAACCCCCAGCTTTCAGATCGACGGTTATGGGGGCAGGTTTTTTAACTTCAGACTGCAGGGGTTCTTCCCTATCATCTTTACTATCGGCATCAAACGGTTCAGGAGATTGTATTTTTTTCAATTCCTCCGTTTCAGCTCCAGAGGGAATCATGGCGTCAATCGTTAACACTTCTCCCGTCTCCAGGGGAACGATGGTTTCCTCCACCAGAAGAAGATGATCCTCCACCATCGCAAGATAGTGGAAGGAGTTGGAATCATCAAAGGAATTTTCGCTTCCCATAAGAATACGTGAATAGGTTTTTCCCGACCTGCCGTCGAGATTCATGGTCAGGGTCTGATATTTTGTCAAGTCCGGAATCGGAGGGCTGGAGCGGAGATCATTGGGCCGGTCAGAAATCCGTACTTCCCTGAAAAGAACGTGACGGCCGTCGGGACTGAATTCCGGCTGATTGACCTGCTGGAATTCCTGTATCACCTTTCCGTCCATAACCAGGACACTCTCCCTTCCCTTCCGGGCCGTGTAGAGGGAATGGTTACATCCGGGTGGAAAGATCCCTTGTAACTCGTCATTTCTTGTGCTTCTCAAGATACCTGCTCCTTCTTCTACCTGAAACGGGGGCAAGATCATGATTTGATCGAAAGTCGGATGGACCGTGTCACCGACAACAAGATAGGAACCATGAAATCCCCTGACCCTGGTGGCCAGAATGTTTCCTTCTTCACAGAATGCCGCAGTTACACTGATACCTTCGGCCTGAAATACCGGGTCACCATTTACAAGTACGACCCAGGTACGATCGGGACCCTGAACCGGACAAGCAATGTTTTTCCCGTCCGAACTGAAGGCGGGTGAGCCGGCATCGAGATAGGGACCCCATGTTGTTTCATCAATAATAACAAAGGTATTTTGTTCATCATTTTTTGCAACATAGGCAAGCCGGGTTCCGTCCGGACTGAACTGAAGGTTTTGGATCTGTTTCCAGGGTTTCCCTTTCTTCCCATCTATGACCGCCCTGTAACCTTCAGAATCGAGCCCGGCATAGGCAATGTGCCGACTATCCGGGCTGAATATAATTTCAGTGATATTTCGATATGACTCTCCAATTTCTCCATCTACAACAAAATTCAACCCACTGTCTTTGTCAATGACATAGGCAAAACGAGTTCCATCGGGACTGAACTGATGCGAACCGATAACAATTTGACCGTAGATTTTTTGTGTGACGCCATCCAGCACATAAAAGGACTGTGTTTCCCCTTTCGCAATAAAAGCCAGATGCTGACTATCCTGGCTGAAAACTGGAATCATCACTTTTGAATAAGGTCCATATGTATTATCAGAAGTGACCAGGTAGGATCCATCTCCCGTTTCCGCGCTGTAGGCCCATCGGGTACCATCCCGGCTGAAGACCGGAAGGGACACTTTTTTGTACCCGTCCTGCTTCACCCCGTCCATGACAACATGCCAGCCAAGTAATCCACGCACTATATAGGTAAGATGTTGACTGTCGGGACTGTATCGAAAGGTGCCCCCGAGGGGTCCACCACGGGAAGGAGAGAAAAGCTTCATATAGCTGTCCACATGGATACCGTCGACAACAACGCCAACTTTAAGTCCATCCTTTACTGCAACCGCCATGTGCCTGCCGTCTGGACTCACACACAGGGAAGCCGGATAACTTGAAGCTGTATCTATCTTACCCATAAAGGTTTCCACAACATGACGACCATGTATATCGTACGAAATTTCCACTTTTTCCACCGAACCCTTAATAGCGTTGGCGCCGCAGCCCAGGCACAGGAAAAAGGATAGAATTACCCAGAGAAGGATTTGTAGTTGGATCGATAAAATAGTTTTCATTGACGTAAACCCCCAACTTTTTCAACCTGATTCTTTTCTTATTACGATACCCCATCGACATCTAACCAGAAAAGATTATGAATTCCAGGGACGTTACCATCCTACCATCCAATGCAAGGAATTCCAGGTCTTCAATTAAACCGCTGTTCTATTCCGGGAGAAAGGGTTCGACGTTCTGGATGTCGTATCCCCGGACCAGGATGAACTGCCGAACGGTTCGTCCTCCAGTAACGATGTCCAGGTACTCGGGAGGATCGGTCCGCTCGCAGATTTCCGAGGCATACTTGATGATGTCGTCCCTTGTGGAATAGAACAGGACATCTTTCCCGGCAAGGTTCAGGTGCTCCTGCCAGTAGAGATAGCTCAGACCGTGCCGCCCTCCCCTCGATCGGATGAGCAGAGGAGAGAGGCTTCCGCCGGAACGGTACCCGGCGAGGGAAACAAGGGAATACGAGGTTGAGGCGGTTAATACTTCAGGAGGTTCCTGCTTCAGACGATCCGCAAGCCTCTGGTACCCGAAAAAGTTTCCCGCAATTTTGGAGGGAATGGAGTGGGTTCGGGCCAGGAGTCCGGGGGCGAAGACAGGGACCATGGCAAGGAGAATGATAAGACATGCCGGGATAAGTGACCCGACGACCTGCCGCTTCGTAAGGGGCCGGTCAAGGGTAATCAGGAGGGCCAGAGGGAAAAATCCCGGAGCAATCCAGTGGGCCCCGGCATGGTCTCGAAATGCAACCAGTCCAAAGAAAGCGATCGGAATGAATCCTGCGAGAAATACGATTCGTCGGCAGGGTTCTTCCCACCAGGATCTCCAGAGTCTGACGATCCGGCCAACGGCGAGAACGGGAAGAACCGGGCCCAGAAGGAGAAGTTGTGCGGCCCAGAATTCAAAAAAGTGACCGATCCCTGCGGAAGCTCCTTCGTGGCGGCCGACAAGCTGAAACGCGATGTTGTTAAAGTGGTGATGCCCGGCCCAGATCCATACCGGGGCTGTCAGAAGGAGAGAAAAGGCAGCTCCATGGAAAACATAGACCGAGTTCCAAAATTTTCGGGGAATCAGAAATGCCAGGGGAAGGATCAGAACAATAGGAAACTTTGCCAGAAACCCAAGCCCGGTGGCCAGTCCGAAATGGATCCAGAACCGAGGGTCGCCGCGAAGGATGCGGACCAGGGCGTAGAGGGCCCAGAGCCAGCAGGGGATCAGGGCGCTGTCCGTAGACAGGTAGAACGATCCAAAGAAAAAGAGCGGGGTAAGCTGCAGGACCAGGTAAGCGGTCAGACCGTAACGAACGGTTCCGGAAAGCCGGAGGGAGAGTAAAAGTAAAAGATACCCCGAGAGAAAAGCAGCAAGGATGGGTAGGAACCGCAGGGCCAGGGACGTATTCCCCATAATGGGTCGGAACAAGGCCACGGCCCAGATCACAAGGGGAGGCTGATCGAAGTAAGACCAATCCATGTTCCGGGCACAATCCCAGTAGTATGCTTCGTCCCCGGAGACAGGAGTGACAAGTGCAAGGACAACCCGCAGAAGTGCAATAAGTGCGAGAATCATGATGGCACGTTTCATAGCCCGCGAATCCTTTCGATCGCATCCCTTTTTCCAATCACAACGAGCGTGGAATCGGATCCGAGAACCGTTGATGCATCAGGAAAGACGGCTTCCCCGTTTTCCCTCTTGATCAGAACGACCTCAACCTGGTACCGGGTTCGGAGAGCAAGATCTCCGATTGTGGAACCCTGGAATCGGTGGGGCACACGGATCGAGGAGAGAATGTAATCCACCGAAAGCGGATACTCGCTTATGAAGGAAGTGTCCGAGATTCCCTCCCTCACTTCGAAGGCCACATCATGTTTTAACAGTTCCCGGTTATACACTTCAATCGTGTCATTTTTACTGAGCGTTCCCAGAAAGATACCGTCTTCCCCGACAATGGGAAGTTCATCCTCTCCCCGTTTTGAAAAGAGACGCATGGCTCGATCGAGGGTATCCGCAGGGCTCAGGGTGACATCAGGTAAAAGGAGAAGGTCTTCCGCCACAAGGATGTGCTTGAGATCCTCCCATTCGGGGAGTACCTTTCGAAGGTGTTCAAAGTGAATCGTTCCGGCCAGGGTACCGTCATCGTTCCGGACAAAGACCGTATTTTCCCTTCGCTGGATAAAGGCCTGAATGATTTGATCAAAATTGGCATGCCGATGTAGCGTCAGGACCTGGGTCCGGGCAAATTCAAAGGCCGAGATATCCTTCAGGATGTTGATGTCTCTCCCTCGGTGGATATGGATGCCTTTCCGTACGAGCTTGAGCGTATAGATCGAAAATTTCTGGAGTCTTGTGGCAATGATGGTGCTGATAATACAGGAAACCATGAGAGGAAGAATAATTCGATAGTCGTTCGTTAATTCAAAGATGATCAGAATGGCCGAGATCGGTGCGTGAACCGTTCCCGCGACAAAGGCACCCATACCCACCAGGGCGTAGGCGCCCATCCAGGCGGTTTCATGGGGGAAAGCATGGTGGGCATAGGTTCCGACAACTCCACCGAGCATCGATCCCATGAAAAGGGATGGGGCAAAGATCCCCCCGGAGGCCCCGGACCCGACCGAAAGGGAGGTGGCCGCCATCTTTGCTGCCAGGATCCCCAGGAGAAGGATGCCTCCAAAATTGCCATGGAGGGCATGGTTGATCGTTTCGTAGCCCACACCATAGACCTGGGGAAATCCAAGAGCGATGATCCCGACGCAGGCACCCCCGATTGCAGTCCGGAGAATGGGGTGGATACGAAGCGAGTCAAAGATGTCCGCCGAAAAATAGACACTCTTGATAAAGAGGACCGCGGCCAGGCCCGCCAGCAATCCAAGGAGGGCATAGGGAATCATTTCATAGGCAGAGACAAGCTCATAGGCAGGAACTTCGAAGGCGGGAAAATCGCCAAAGGTGTGGCGGGACAGAATCGTGGCCGTCACCGAAGAGATCACGATGGGAGAAAAATGGGCCACGCCAAAATCTTCCAGAACCACTTCGACCGCAAAGAGAGCCCCTGCAATCGGCGCATTAAATGCGGCAGCAATCCCCGCGGCAGCTCCACAGCCGACCAGGGTTCTCAACCTCCCTCCAATGATCGACAGAGCCTGTCCCACGGCGGATCCAATGGCCGATCCAATGTGTACGATTGGTCCCTCACGGCCGACCGATCCGCCGGAAGCAATAGAGATGGCTGTGGAAACCATGTTTGTCAATACGACTTTCGGGCGAAGGACACCGCCTTTTCTCGCCACCGCCTCCATGACTTCAGGTACGCCGTGTCCCAGGACATCCCGGGCGAAGAGGTGAATAATCGCACCCACGATCAATCCGCCGGAAGCGGGAATGATGATCTTCATAAACCAGGGAATTTCCCGGATATACTCCAGGCTGGGGTTTGCTTCTCCAAAGAAAGGAACCTGAAATTCCTTGATCGCCAGGCGGAGAAGGATCGCCCCGGCACCGCTCAGCAGTCCAATGGCCACCGCGATAAAGATCATGTACATGTGTTCTGCGATGCCCAATCGCTGAAGGTTGAGCTTTGCTCCCTGAAAAAAGGAAGAAGATCGTTCCCTCAAGGATCCATCACCCCGTTCCCGGGATCTCTCATGAGCCTATCCTAACGGAAAACCCTCTTCTGGTCCAGAGAGAAATTACCAATCATTACTGTTTAATATAAAGAACTTGAGAGTTTCTCCAAATTAAGCCGGTATACCAGACCAAATGACAGGTCTATATGATATATTCATCGGATGTATCAATGGTTTTTATAGCTTTTACCCTGTGGGTCCTGGAGGATCTATGAAACGCAGTTTTATTACATGTATGGCACTTATTGCGCTTATCCCTTCCTTCCTTTTGGCCTATCCATTCTTTGACAATGCCGAATCGGGAACCGGCCAGTTTCTTCTGGATTCTCCGTGGGGTCTGACTAACTCAGCCAGCCATTCCCCCACCCACGCCTTCACCGACAGCCCCCTGAGCAATTACGCCAACGGAGTGGACCTCTCCCTCACCCAGGCGGCCGCGATGGACCTCTCCCTGGCCACGGATCCCGTTCTCTCCTTCTGGCACCGGTACACCCTGGAAGACGGGTATGATATTGCCCGGGTTGAAGTCTCCACAGATAACGGGGCCTCCTGGGATCCGGTACCCCTCGCCTCCTACACGGGAAGCATCAACTGGTCACGGGAGCAGTTGTCACTATCGGCCTACAACGGTCTTGCCAGCGTGACGCTTCGTTTCCGTCTGACTTCGGACGCGACGGTAAACATGGACGGATGGACGATCGACGATATCCGCGTGGATGAAGCTCCCTCCGCTGTATCTCTCAGCAATGGTTCAGTTACACCCACTACGGTGGCTCTCTCATGGACGGAGAGTTCGGCGTCTGACTTCTCTGCCTATCGGATTTACCGTTCGACTTCCGCCGGTTTCGACTGGCGGACCGCTACACTCGTGGAGACGATCACCGAAAAGACATCCACCTCGACGACCGACATCACGGCATCACCCAAGAGAACCTTCCACTACCGTGTCATGGTCCTCACAACGAACGAACTCCACAGCCTCTCCAACGAAATACAGGTAGTCACCCCCGCCGGGATCGATTTTCCCTTCCTTGACAACGGCGAGGCGGGAGCGGGTCTCTGGTCGCTGGGAAGCCCCTGGGCCCTTACAGAGGAGGGGGCGGAGAGCGGCACCTGGTCCTATAGTGACTCTCCTGGGGGAGACTATACCAACAGCATAACCTCTCAATCTATGGTCCTTGCCACATCCCTGGATCTCTCGACGTCGACGGCCCCTATCCTGGCCTTTCACCACATCTATGCCTTTCTGGCAGGTGACTTTGGTTTCGTGGAGGTTTCCACGAACGGCGGCAGTTCCTGGACGACTCTGCTGACGTTTACCAACAACACGGTGACCGAGTGGAGCCATGCCCAGGCAGACCTGACGCCCTACCGTACTCCCAATGTCATGATTCGCTTCAGGATCACCACGGACGCCTCCGGTACAGCCGACGGGTGGCACATCGACAACATCTCCGTCTCAGAGCAGCCCACCGTTGTTCCTTCTCCCTTCCTTTCCAACGTCACCTCCCACACCATTGACATGGCGTGGGATCAGAACACGGACGGCAACTTCAGCCACTATGCCATTCACCGTTCTACGGCCACAGGTGTTTCCGCAGCGAGTCCCCTGGCGGGAACAGTGGATCAACAGACCACAACCACCTTTACGGACCTGGGGCTTGCCCTCAACACGTGGTACTACTATCGCGTCTACGCTGTAAATCAGTATGGGGCCTACAGTCCCGACAGTGCCTCGGAATCCAGCACGAAGACGCTGAATAACCCCCTTCCCTTTTACGACAGCTTTGAGGGGGACCTGGATAACTGGTGGCTCACCGGAGGATGGTCTGCCACCGATGTCGTCTCCGCCCACGGCGGCACCTGGTGCCTTCAGGACAGCCCGGGTTTCTACACCGATTCATCCGACACCTCCGCCACCACTTCTGTTGATCTGACGGGCACGGCACGCCCGGTCCTCACCTTCTGGGACCGTTTCGCCTTCGAAACCAATAATGACTGGGGGGTTGTAGAGGTCAGCACCAACGGAACCACCTGGATCCGCCGTTACTCCGTCACCGGGACCCGGGATCCCTGGGCCCGCCAGCAGATCGACCTCTCCGAGTGGAAGGGGCAGCCCGATCTGAGAATCCGATTCGCCGTAAGAACGAACGGCTGCTGCGTTGTCGCAGACGGCTGGTACATCGACGATGTGGCCGTCGAGGACCTCGTCCTTCCCGTCTTCACACCTCCCTTCACCGAGGACTTCGAGTCCGGCCTGGGTAACTGGCTCCGGGCCCGATGGACCGAGGTCACCGATGATCCCCACGGCGGGACCACCTCCCTCCGATCCACCCCCGAGGGCAACACCTATCCCTCCACCCCCAACATGCTCGATCTGGCCGGGACCCTCGACCTCTCCTCCACCACCAGCCCCCAGATGACCTACTGGGTCCGGGGACATCTCGAATACCACACCTGGTTCCGGGTCTACGCCTCCACCAACGACGGCGTCTCCTGGGCCGAGGTCTCCGGGTCCCAGATCAACTACTACTGGAGGTACGACTCCACCTGGACCCGCTACCAGCTCGATCTCTCCACCTATAAGACCTATCCCAACCTCCGGCTGAGAATCCAGACCCATACCGACGGCAGCGGTGCCGACGAGGACATCTGGATCGACGATATCCGCATCGAAGATCTGCCGGCCAGTGTCGTCCTCGATCCGCCGGTTCCCCACCTTAAAACCATTGACCTCTCCTGGTCCGCCTCCGGCCTGGGAGACTTCTGGAAATATGAAGTCTATCGATCCACCAGCCCCAGCGTCAGCCTCTCCTCCACGAAGATCGGTGAATTCACCAACGTCAACACCCTCGCCATGACCGATACCGGTCTGGACATCGGGACGACTTACTACTACAAGGTCTTTGTCTACAACACCTACGGCACGACCACCCCTTCCAACGAGCGATCCGCGACAACTGTTTCCATCACGATTCCCTTTCTTGATCCAATGGAAAACCTCAATTCCTGGGTTGCCACCGGGACATGGGGTGTCACCGACGAGGCCGTTCACGGGGGAACATTCTCCGTTACCGACTCTCCCTTCGCCAATTACGCTGATTCATCCGACACCTCCATCGTCACGGCAGTTAATCTGATCGGAACCAACCGCCCGGTCCTCACCTTCTGGGATCGTTTCGCCTTCGAAACAAACGGAGACTGGGGGGTTGTGGAGGTCAGCACCAACGGAACCACCTGGATCCGCCGTTACTCCGTCACCGGAATCCGGGATCCCTGGGCCCGCCAGCAGATCGACCTCTCCGAGTGGAAGGGGCAGCCGAACCTCCGGATCCGTTTTGCCGTTCGGACCAACTCAAGTGTCGTTCCCTACGACGGCTGGTACATCGACGATGTGGCCGTTGAGGACCTCGTCCTTCCCGTCTTCACACCTCCCTTCACCGAGGACTTCGAGTCCGNNNNNNNNNNNNNNNNNNNNNNNNNNNNNNNNNNNNNNNNNNNNNNNNNNNNNNNNNNNNNNNNNNNNNNNNNNNNNNNNNNNNNNNNNNNNNNNNNNNNTCCAGACCCATACCGACGGCAGCGGTGCCGACGAGGACATCTGGATCGACGATATTCGCATCGAAGAAACACCTACTCCCGTTACCCTTTTCCCTCCCGACTCCGTCACCACGTCGACAATGCACATCGACTGGACCGAGTATGCAGGCGGAGATTTCAAGCAGTACGAACTCTACCGTCACACCTCTACGGGCGTGACCTTAAGCCACACTCTGATCGCCGTCATTACCGACCAGGGAACAACCGACTTCAGCGATACGGGGCTCCAGCTCCGCAGGACCTACTACTACAAAGTCTACGTAAGAAACATCTACGACACGATGACCCCCTCCAACGAGGCGTCAGCCACGACGCTTGGGTGGACGATGGGAGAGATCGACACCTTCGAGACCCCCAATGACCGATGGATCCTGGAAGGCGGATGGACTCGCCTCGCCGGGGTTGGATATGAAGGAAGCACAGCCCTCGTGGACTCCATCGGTGATTATCCTTCCTCATCCGACAGCCTCCCCCTGACAGCCACAACCGGTGTCGATCTCTCGACGTCGGTGTGGCCGATTCTGGTCTTCAAGGATCGTCATACTTTTGAACTGAACAACGACTGGGGTGTTGTTGAGGTTTCGACCAACCTTGGAGGAGGGTGGACCCGTGTTTATTCCGTCACGGGAACCCGGAACGAGTGGAGGGAAGCCAGAATCGACCTTAGCCCCTTTAAACCCGTTTCACAGGTGTGGATCCGTTTCCGTACCACGACGAATGGATGCTGCACAGTAGCGGACGGTTGGCTCCTGGACGATGTAACGATTATGGAGAACCCCCACGTCCCCATTGCCTATCCCTACCAGAACTCATTCGAAGAGGGACTGGTTGATTTTCTAAACAGCCACTGGTCCACGACAACCGACCAGCCGAAGGAGGGAGCCACGGCGGTAGTCTCCACACCGGGGATCAACCTCTACCCCTCCACCGAACTGTGGCTGAACCTTGCGGGAGAGATGGATTTGTCTTCTGCAACCAATCCATCCCTGCATTTCTGGGTACGTGGCCACCTGGGTTATCACACGTGGTTCCGGGTCCAGGTTTCCACCAATGGCGGGATTTCATGGTCTGAGATCGCGTCCTGCAACCTGAATTACTACTGGACCTCCGACACGACGTGGGTGAAGCTGACGGCCGACCTTTCCTCCTTCAGAGTTCCCGGCGTGCGCTTCCGCTTCCGGGCCAATACCGACGGCAGCGGTGCCGATGAAGAGATGGTTCTGGACGCTATTCGATTCGGGGAGCCGGAGCCCACAGCACCTCAGCTGTATGCACCGACAGAGGGAACCATCGTTAACGTCCTACGTCCTACGCTGGAAATTGTCAACGCCTTTGACCCGCAGTTCGATCCCCTCACCTACCGGTATGAGGTTTACAGCGACGGCACCCTGACCACGCTGGTGGCCCAGGTCCCGGCCGTGGCGGAGGGAAGCGGAATAACCGGCTGGACCCTGGATGTAAACCTGGCTGATAACGCGCAGTACTGGTGGAGGTGCCGGGCCAATGACGGAACGCTGGATGGTCCATGGATGGAGACGGCCTCGTTCTATGTACACGAGACGAATACGCCGCCATTGACCATTACGATCGCTGGCCCTCCCAACGGGGCTACACTATGGGGACCAGAGGGAGCGCTCTCCTGGTATCCGACAACCGACCCGGATGTAGGGGATACGATTGATTCGTACCATATTCAGGCTGACGACGATCCCTCATTTGCCTCGCCTGAAATCAACGATGAGACCCTTGTCCCTCCAGACATGCTTCTTCCCCAGCCAACTATAGCGATCGATCTCGGGTCCCTGGCAGGTTACTCCAACCTGAATTCAGAAATAAAATATTACTGGAGAATACGTGCAACGGACAGCAGGGGACTTTCTTCTGCATGGACGAACGGAACTCATAATTTTATCTTCATCCTGGATGCGAATGAGCCCGAAGCACTTTTCACATCACCAACCAATGGAGAGACAATAACGAATACCCCTGTGAGCCTGACAGGCACAGCCATCGACGATGGGGGCGTTAATTTTGTGGAGGTATCGACCAATGGAGGCACTTCCTGGGATCGGGCATCCGGTGTATCCCCCTGGTCTTCATCCTGGTCTGTAAACCAGAATGGTATCTATAACTTGTTGGCACGGGCCACTGACCAGTCCGGGAAAATACAATCTTCACCCGATTCTATTACCGTTACCGTGGCTATTCCTACTATTCCTGTCAACCTTCAGGCCGTTGCCGGAAACACCATTGCCTTTCTCCGATGGAATGCCGTCCCGCTTTCAAATGTCTTAGG
The Thermoanaerobaculia bacterium genome window above contains:
- a CDS encoding glycosyltransferase family 39 protein; this encodes MKRAIMILALIALLRVVLALVTPVSGDEAYYWDCARNMDWSYFDQPPLVIWAVALFRPIMGNTSLALRFLPILAAFLSGYLLLLLSLRLSGTVRYGLTAYLVLQLTPLFFFGSFYLSTDSALIPCWLWALYALVRILRGDPRFWIHFGLATGLGFLAKFPIVLILPLAFLIPRKFWNSVYVFHGAAFSLLLTAPVWIWAGHHHFNNIAFQLVGRHEGASAGIGHFFEFWAAQLLLLGPVLPVLAVGRIVRLWRSWWEEPCRRIVFLAGFIPIAFFGLVAFRDHAGAHWIAPGFFPLALLITLDRPLTKRQVVGSLIPACLIILLAMVPVFAPGLLARTHSIPSKIAGNFFGYQRLADRLKQEPPEVLTASTSYSLVSLAGYRSGGSLSPLLIRSRGGRHGLSYLYWQEHLNLAGKDVLFYSTRDDIIKYASEICERTDPPEYLDIVTGGRTVRQFILVRGYDIQNVEPFLPE
- a CDS encoding chloride channel protein, with the protein product MRERSSSFFQGAKLNLQRLGIAEHMYMIFIAVAIGLLSGAGAILLRLAIKEFQVPFFGEANPSLEYIREIPWFMKIIIPASGGLIVGAIIHLFARDVLGHGVPEVMEAVARKGGVLRPKVVLTNMVSTAISIASGGSVGREGPIVHIGSAIGSAVGQALSIIGGRLRTLVGCGAAAGIAAAFNAPIAGALFAVEVVLEDFGVAHFSPIVISSVTATILSRHTFGDFPAFEVPAYELVSAYEMIPYALLGLLAGLAAVLFIKSVYFSADIFDSLRIHPILRTAIGGACVGIIALGFPQVYGVGYETINHALHGNFGGILLLGILAAKMAATSLSVGSGASGGIFAPSLFMGSMLGGVVGTYAHHAFPHETAWMGAYALVGMGAFVAGTVHAPISAILIIFELTNDYRIILPLMVSCIISTIIATRLQKFSIYTLKLVRKGIHIHRGRDINILKDISAFEFARTQVLTLHRHANFDQIIQAFIQRRENTVFVRNDDGTLAGTIHFEHLRKVLPEWEDLKHILVAEDLLLLPDVTLSPADTLDRAMRLFSKRGEDELPIVGEDGIFLGTLSKNDTIEVYNRELLKHDVAFEVREGISDTSFISEYPLSVDYILSSIRVPHRFQGSTIGDLALRTRYQVEVVLIKRENGEAVFPDASTVLGSDSTLVVIGKRDAIERIRGL
- a CDS encoding immune inhibitor A, giving the protein MKRSFITCMALIALIPSFLLAYPFFDNAESGTGQFLLDSPWGLTNSASHSPTHAFTDSPLSNYANGVDLSLTQAAAMDLSLATDPVLSFWHRYTLEDGYDIARVEVSTDNGASWDPVPLASYTGSINWSREQLSLSAYNGLASVTLRFRLTSDATVNMDGWTIDDIRVDEAPSAVSLSNGSVTPTTVALSWTESSASDFSAYRIYRSTSAGFDWRTATLVETITEKTSTSTTDITASPKRTFHYRVMVLTTNELHSLSNEIQVVTPAGIDFPFLDNGEAGAGLWSLGSPWALTEEGAESGTWSYSDSPGGDYTNSITSQSMVLATSLDLSTSTAPILAFHHIYAFLAGDFGFVEVSTNGGSSWTTLLTFTNNTVTEWSHAQADLTPYRTPNVMIRFRITTDASGTADGWHIDNISVSEQPTVVPSPFLSNVTSHTIDMAWDQNTDGNFSHYAIHRSTATGVSAASPLAGTVDQQTTTTFTDLGLALNTWYYYRVYAVNQYGAYSPDSASESSTKTLNNPLPFYDSFEGDLDNWWLTGGWSATDVVSAHGGTWCLQDSPGFYTDSSDTSATTSVDLTGTARPVLTFWDRFAFETNNDWGVVEVSTNGTTWIRRYSVTGTRDPWARQQIDLSEWKGQPDLRIRFAVRTNGCCVVADGWYIDDVAVEDLVLPVFTPPFTEDFESGLGNWLRARWTEVTDDPHGGTTSLRSTPEGNTYPSTPNMLDLAGTLDLSSTTSPQMTYWVRGHLEYHTWFRVYASTNDGVSWAEVSGSQINYYWRYDSTWTRYQLDLSTYKTYPNLRLRIQTHTDGSGADEDIWIDDIRIEDLPASVVLDPPVPHLKTIDLSWSASGLGDFWKYEVYRSTSPSVSLSSTKIGEFTNVNTLAMTDTGLDIGTTYYYKVFVYNTYGTTTPSNERSATTVSITIPFLDPMENLNSWVATGTWGVTDEAVHGGTFSVTDSPFANYADSSDTSIVTAVNLIGTNRPVLTFWDRFAFETNGDWGVVEVSTNGTTWIRRYSVTGIRDPWARQQIDLSEWKGQPNLRIRFAVRTNSSVVPYDGWYIDDVAVEDLVLPVFTPPFTEDFES
- a CDS encoding Ig-like domain-containing protein codes for the protein QTHTDGSGADEDIWIDDIRIEETPTPVTLFPPDSVTTSTMHIDWTEYAGGDFKQYELYRHTSTGVTLSHTLIAVITDQGTTDFSDTGLQLRRTYYYKVYVRNIYDTMTPSNEASATTLGWTMGEIDTFETPNDRWILEGGWTRLAGVGYEGSTALVDSIGDYPSSSDSLPLTATTGVDLSTSVWPILVFKDRHTFELNNDWGVVEVSTNLGGGWTRVYSVTGTRNEWREARIDLSPFKPVSQVWIRFRTTTNGCCTVADGWLLDDVTIMENPHVPIAYPYQNSFEEGLVDFLNSHWSTTTDQPKEGATAVVSTPGINLYPSTELWLNLAGEMDLSSATNPSLHFWVRGHLGYHTWFRVQVSTNGGISWSEIASCNLNYYWTSDTTWVKLTADLSSFRVPGVRFRFRANTDGSGADEEMVLDAIRFGEPEPTAPQLYAPTEGTIVNVLRPTLEIVNAFDPQFDPLTYRYEVYSDGTLTTLVAQVPAVAEGSGITGWTLDVNLADNAQYWWRCRANDGTLDGPWMETASFYVHETNTPPLTITIAGPPNGATLWGPEGALSWYPTTDPDVGDTIDSYHIQADDDPSFASPEINDETLVPPDMLLPQPTIAIDLGSLAGYSNLNSEIKYYWRIRATDSRGLSSAWTNGTHNFIFILDANEPEALFTSPTNGETITNTPVSLTGTAIDDGGVNFVEVSTNGGTSWDRASGVSPWSSSWSVNQNGIYNLLARATDQSGKIQSSPDSITVTVAIPTIPVNLQAVAGNTIAFLRWNAVPLSNVLGYNVHVSSTSMGPYLQVNTLMIEETEYLVTGLTNGESYYLTVTTILDGEAESGYAEEIEVVPNGPGDPSIIYGVRILKALPDDVEIHFYESTTDPGTGVEPCDHYNVYGDQNPDFIPDIPGHTNLVTSSSGSPAFHGGALNDDLIWFYRITAVDSLGNESDPGSYTKRITTHEFLQQIQKEAMNSNLSRIR